TCCCCCAGGTCGCTGTGGCCCACTCCCCGGCCCCTGGTCCGCTTCTGCTTCTTGGGCAGCACTCAGGTCTGACCACGTGTCAGGGACTTGCCCAGGGCCCTGTGCTCCTGGCACCTCTGACCAGCACGCGGGTGGCGGCTGTGGGCCCCCAAGGACAGTAGACCGTGCGCTTGGCTGTGTGTGTCGCGGCAGCGGGGTTGTCCGGGTCCCCAGGTGGGCAGGTGCCTGAAACCACACACCTGACTCAGGGCCTTTTCTCAAACCGCGATGTTCTGCACCATCGTGCGTGTTGCAGGTCAGCAGCTACCTCTACTCCGGCAGCACTGGACGCCAGATCGGCCACCGCGGCAGCCTTGGCGTGGGCGGGACCGCTGGCTCCCTCCTGCACGTCACCAGGGCAGGCGCTCACTACATCCTCTTCCCTTGCCGTACGTCGGGCCTCTGCCTGCAGGACCGTCCCTCGCGTGGAAGCCACATGCCCAAGGGCGCAGAGTCGGGGaagcctgggagcccagggagggtgCTTGTGCCGGAGGGACAGGGGTGGCCCGCAGGCTccgcaggggaggtgggtggggggcacccgGAGTCCCGGAAGCAGGCCTGGCAGCCTTGTCCTGAGTCCCCTGCGTTTCCGACAGCAAGCTCCCTGTGCAGCTGCTCTGTGAAGGGCCTGCATGAGGCGGCGACCGGGGGAGCGAGCCCCCTGCGCAGAGACCTGCTGTGGGAGCGCATGCTCAACACCACCCCCCATGGGCCGCTTGGGCGCAGGTTGGTCTGTGTGGAAGGTGCGGGGGCCATCCCTGGGCACTGGGTGCACCTCATCTCCACgggcagcggggtgggggggagagagcaGCCATGGGGAGCCGGCGGGGAGAGCACGGGGCGAGCCTGCCTGCCATACCGCTGTCCCCTCCCGTCCCCGCAGCCCGGGAGCTCTCCGCCACCTGATGCACGTGCCAGGGAAGGCAGGCGAGGACCTCCTCCTGGTGACTTCGGAGGCCTGTGTGCTACTCGACGGCCAGGACCTGACACCCCGGTGGACCTTCCGCACTGCCCAGGTCTTCAGGTACAGTCTCCTCCCAGGAACCGTACGGTGGCTGCAGGTGGCACCGTGGCCTGGCCCCTGGTGGCCCTGGGCAGAGGCCTGTGGTCGGGGGGCTCCTGCCTGGCCCCGGTGCTGCCCCTCCATCCGGCCTCAGCCCCTGTGGGGCTCTGGCGGGGGATGCAGATGGGCAGGTGCCTTCCAGCACTCCggccccctcccctgggcccccTACAAgggctcccaccccctcccccttcccctgaggccccctcccccagggcccctgTGAGTGCTCCTACCGCctccctgcggggggcggggggtgggcctGCGAGCACTCTCACCCCCCCCTTCCCTTGCAGAAAACCCATCCTTGGCCACTACAAACCTGACACCCCTGCCGTGGTCATCGAAAACGGAACCGGCACCAACAGACAGGTAGGCCGCACCTCCTGAGGCTGTGCCTGTGAGCAAGGCCGAGGGACCTTTGCCGCACCGGCTCCCCACCCGCGTTGGCCGCGCCCTCCTGCTTACCCTCGGGGTGCAGCTCTGCTGGGGCTCCGGGGCCTGGGCAGCCCCACCTGTGACCCGcgtgccctcccaccccccccagaTCCTGCTCCTGGACCTGGGCAGCGGGGCCATCCTGTGGAACCAGGGCCTCCCGGGCCTCCCTGGGGACCCACAGTCCGCCAGCCTGCCAACCGCAGACCACCGCTCGGCCTTCTTCTTCTGGGGCCTCCACGAGCTCTCCGAGCTCTCTGGCACCAACCAGACGGTACGGGCAGGGCGGGTGCTAAGGGGACCCACCCCCTGGCAGGGCAGAGGCCACGGCCAGGCTGGGGTCATGCCTGGAAACAGTGGGGAGCTAACTGGGAGCCTGGGCGTGCACATAATGGAAGCTGTGGACAGTGGGTGGGCTCAGGCAGCCAGCagaggtggggaggctggggctggggtcgGCCTGGGGCACACAACGGGCCCCGCGGGGGACGGCAGGGGTGCAGTCCCAGCAAGAGTATGCCGCAGGAGGGTCAGGGCCAGGTCGGGGAGCAGAGACGGTGGCACGGTGGTGGCCTGTGGACACACTCGGGGCAGAGCATCCTGTGAGGATGGACGCCACATGGCCCAGCCGCGGGGCCCAGGACCCTCGGTCCGCCTGCTCCAGACGTGGGTCCACCTGGCGTCCACTGCTGGTTCTCACCCTAGAGGCCCCAGGATGCGCAGCACAGCCTATACATGTTCCACCCCACGCTGCCGGGCGTCCTGCTGGAGCTGGCCAACATCTCCGCCAACATTGTCGCCTTCCAAGGTGCGTGCGGCCTCCCCGGGGCAGGGCTCTGCTGCAGCCAGTCCCGCCCACTGCTCCCCAGGCCCTGACGGTTCCTGTCTCCCACAGCGGTCCTGTTTGAGCCGAGCCGCCACGCTGCCTGCGTCCTCCTGATGGGCCCGGCTGGCCCTGACACGCCTGGCACAGTCTCCGTGGCTAAGCACAAGGTGCAGGACCTTGTCCCGGGCAGTAGGGTGGTTCGCCTGGCGGAAGGCGGGCCTGACACTGACCAAGCTGTCCGGGACCGGTTCTCCCGCCTGCGGTACCGCAGTGAGGCATAGACGCATGGTGGCCAGCGCATGCGGGACACACTCCAGCTGCTGCCATTAAACCCCACAAGAAGTCCGTCCTTCCCTGGGTGTGCACTCCAATCCCCGTACTCCTGGCCCAGGATACTCGTCCTACCCAGGGGTGCCCGGGCCACTCCCATCACCTGTGCAGCCACATGCCCCCCAGTCCTCACCCTGCCCCCCTGGGGTCACACTCAAAGCCGCTGCCCTCATCGTGTCTCCTTGGGTAGAGCGGGGCCCCACAGCACCACCCCCACTCGTCCACACCGGGTCCCTGTCTGCAGATccccctggggcctgggagggtGGCTGGCCCTGGGTGGCCTCGGGGCACCAGCTGGGCCCTTGAGGCAGTTCCTGGTCCCAACCTTTCCTGGAGCAAGTAGGGGAGGACTCAGGCCTGGTTGGTGGAGACAGGCCCCCGAGGGACGGGGCTGCGAGGCGCCCCCAGGGGTGCTTCCATCCTTGTGTCAGCTGCACGTGCTGCGAACGTCCCGAGAAACTGGCCGCCGGGAGCACGTGGGGGGTCGGTCTACCCCTCAGTACACACTGGAGCTGCTTATCCCTCAGGGGTCCCCATACCCCCAGCAGGTGCCTGGCCGCCTCCTGGTGCTTGGACGCCCCCTGCGGTCGGTACCGCTGACACAGGACTCACCTTCGTGCCTTGCCATGCCCCAGGCCCGCCGTGGCGCTGTGGGGCTCTCGGTGCCCCGATGACCCGGGCACCGCGGGAGACAGCGGAATAAATGGTTTGCACTGTCTGAGAGCGCAGGTGTACACCTGTGTGTTTGCTCCCAGGGCTCAAGCAGACGCGGCGCCGGCCAGGCTGCTGGAGAGGGGGGCCCCCTCCCACCCAGTCGCACGTAGGGCTCCGGGGACTTTTCCTGCACGGCCTCTAAGCGTAGCTCAGGTGTGAAGAACCCTCGCTGGTCACCGTGGTTCAAGTCGGGAACCCAGCCTGGGGACGTGGCGGGTGTGCTCCCATCAGGGCCTGAAGGGGGTCCTTGAGCACCCCCTGTAGTCCCCAGGCGGCTGCCCAGGGGCAGCAGAGGCCGCTCTCTGTCAGGGGCAAGACCCTTGTCACCGTGAGAAGCTGCCGCCCCACACACGCAACCTGAGGCACAAGGGTTCCGCGGTGACAGGTGCACAAATGGAAatccccgggggcggggggctagGAGCGTGCCCAGACAGCACCCCTGCAGGCCCAGCACAGCGAGCAAGGAGCTGGGGGCACAGCTCAGGATGCACCGTGCTGGTGGCCGTCCTGCACCAGGGGCTTGGAGTACACAGCCGCAGCCCTGTCCCTCTGGGGCTCTGACTTAGATGGCTGGGAGATGCTACAGGGCCACTCTCCCCACAACCTCCCAGGACTCCGTTTCCCCACCACCTGGGGCACTCAGGCACCCTGGTCCTGCCAGAGCAGGGATGGCACGCCCCAGCGTCTCCTGCCAAGGCCACCGAGTCTGCAGCCTGAGTCTGGCCTGGGTCCCTTGTCTGCTGGGGACCGCCCCCCCCACGGACCGTCCCTGGCCAACACCTTTCATGGCCGAGCTCCCCGCACCGTCTTCTGCCACCGCCCAGCTCACGTGCACCTTACATCTTGCGTCGCGGGCACCGCGTGCCTCTTGCACACGCCATACGTTCAGCCCACGATTCAGGACCACGAGGTAGGCTCAGAGTGAGGACCAAGGGTCTTTTATTTCCAGGCCAGGACTGGGCAGGACCGGGAAGGGTAGCAGGGGTACTTCACTCCAGCTCAGGCACCCGCTCCTTTCCCCAGGGGCCTCCCCTGCCCCGAGCTGGGAGCCACAGCCTCGAGGACACCTGCTAGATGTGTCCCTGCAGCTGAAGTGGGACTCGCAGTGACAGCCACAGAGTGGGCGGGACACGGGAGGGTGGCTCTGGGCTGGCTGAAGGGCAGGAACTGGGGGCATGGCAAGGGGGTCCCCGAGGCCATGCAGCACAGCGTGGAGGGTGCATCTGCCCCGGAGCCCGCACTTCCTCCCGACGAGCCACCTGCTGGAGACGCCCTGCGGTTCACCAGCCGGTCCATCCATGGGAGTGCAAGATGCCGCCGGGGCTCGTGGGGTTCATGGGGCCCACCCAGCTG
This genomic window from Canis aureus isolate CA01 chromosome 8, VMU_Caureus_v.1.0, whole genome shotgun sequence contains:
- the FAM234A gene encoding protein FAM234A, with amino-acid sequence MDSKDLEAEIHPLRNEDKRLPETPGNPGHTDEKLKSSPRQPRLSRCRTVVFFLSLFVCLFVVFVVSFIIPCPERPVSQGMWRIDYSAAVTYDFLATEDINRDRIQDVLFLYKNANGSNNFNLSCTDEGFSSPCTFVAAVSGASGSVLWERPAAQDGALVRCSVPQTQGSRMSSACILVGRPSSFVAVDLFTGETLWSQPPGFDRNTSDLSSLLQLPDVDADGAPDLLLLAQEDKEVSSYLYSGSTGRQIGHRGSLGVGGTAGSLLHVTRAGAHYILFPCPSSLCSCSVKGLHEAATGGASPLRRDLLWERMLNTTPHGPLGRSPGALRHLMHVPGKAGEDLLLVTSEACVLLDGQDLTPRWTFRTAQVFRKPILGHYKPDTPAVVIENGTGTNRQILLLDLGSGAILWNQGLPGLPGDPQSASLPTADHRSAFFFWGLHELSELSGTNQTRPQDAQHSLYMFHPTLPGVLLELANISANIVAFQAVLFEPSRHAACVLLMGPAGPDTPGTVSVAKHKVQDLVPGSRVVRLAEGGPDTDQAVRDRFSRLRYRSEA